Proteins encoded in a region of the Capra hircus breed San Clemente chromosome 3, ASM170441v1, whole genome shotgun sequence genome:
- the MAB21L3 gene encoding protein mab-21-like 3 isoform X1, translating to MEGDVEDCLLSKVDLRRQWISQMVEEVQQVVHHLTTEISYQDFRFQAVPYCDTYNENIKVLAPTQFLITVPMRGLAGYREARQQRWRYYSLKGARLPRPLQDPEGLQQWLEVEQFLKSPGQWHEADVNIEGDIVPAKVLQVFRKLVENAIETCHLSGRVRMLMDHLVVRVVVETSAGQVELQLTPSVDIPTAWSKKAQWPSCLKRWPSPETVQCIKSFGFSLLACSSYHWQLSFLRAEQVLLEQLDEDGGCRRKCFQALRQMKEDVWCPGTRPVITSYHLQTVLFWTCEKYPYPKDWQVFTKGFLRLVRKLHKCVSQHFLKHYFVRKSNLLQHVSSCELDALAQTLAFFLKDPQISLP from the exons ATGGAAGGAGACGTAGAAGATTGCCTGCTGAGTAAG GTGGACTTGAGGCGCCAATGGATTTCCCAGATGGTGGAAGAGGTGCAGCAAGTTGTCCATCACCTGACCACAGAAATAAGCTACCAAGACTTTCGATTTCAAGCCGTTCCTTACTGTGACACGTACAATGAGAACATTAAG GTCTTGGCTCCCACCCAGTTCCTCATCACTGTCCCGATGAGAGGCCTGGCCGGGTACAGGGAGGCCCGGCAGCAGCGCTGGCGCTACTACAGCCTGAAGGGCGCCCGTCTGCCCCGCCCCCTGCAGGACCCAGAGGGCCTGCAGCAGTGGCTAGAGGTGGAGCAGTTTCTCAAGAGCCCCGGGCAGTGGCACGAGGCAGACGTCAACATCGAGGGAGACATTGTGCCTGCCAAGGTCCTCCAGGTGTTCCGGAAACTGGTCGAAAACGCGATTGAGACCTGTCACCTGTCAG GCAGGGTCCGCATGCTAATGGACCACCTTGTAGTTCGAGTTGTCGTGGAAACCTCTGCAGGTCAGGTGGAACTACAGCTGACCCCCTCAGTGGACATTCCCACTGCCTGGTCCAAGAAAGCCCAGTGGCCTTCATGTCTGAAGCGCTGGCCTTCTCCGGAGACAGTGCAATGCATCAAG TCATTCGGGTTCAGCTTGCTGGCCTGTTCAAGCTATCACTGGCAGCTGAGCTTCTTGCGGGCGGAGCAGGTGCTGCTGGAGCAGCTGGACGAGGACGGGGGCTGCCGCCGGAAGTGCTTTCAGGCCCTGAGGCAGATGAAGGAGGACGTCTGGTGTCCAGGGACACGGCCTGTGATCACGTCCTACCACCTGCAG ACCGTGCTCTTCTGGACTTGTGAGAAGTACCCCTATCCCAAGGACTGGCAGGTCTTCACTAAGGGGTTCCTGCGCCTGGTGAGGAAGCTGCACAAGTGTGTGAGTCAGCACTTCCTCAAGCATTACTTCGTGCGGAAGAGCAACCTCCTGCAGCATGTCAGTTCCTGCGAGCTGGACGCCCTGGCCCAGACACTGGCCTTCTTCCTGAAGGACCCCCAGATCAGCCTGCCCTGA
- the MAB21L3 gene encoding protein mab-21-like 3 isoform X2, translating to MRGLAGYREARQQRWRYYSLKGARLPRPLQDPEGLQQWLEVEQFLKSPGQWHEADVNIEGDIVPAKVLQVFRKLVENAIETCHLSGRVRMLMDHLVVRVVVETSAGQVELQLTPSVDIPTAWSKKAQWPSCLKRWPSPETVQCIKSFGFSLLACSSYHWQLSFLRAEQVLLEQLDEDGGCRRKCFQALRQMKEDVWCPGTRPVITSYHLQTVLFWTCEKYPYPKDWQVFTKGFLRLVRKLHKCVSQHFLKHYFVRKSNLLQHVSSCELDALAQTLAFFLKDPQISLP from the exons ATGAGAGGCCTGGCCGGGTACAGGGAGGCCCGGCAGCAGCGCTGGCGCTACTACAGCCTGAAGGGCGCCCGTCTGCCCCGCCCCCTGCAGGACCCAGAGGGCCTGCAGCAGTGGCTAGAGGTGGAGCAGTTTCTCAAGAGCCCCGGGCAGTGGCACGAGGCAGACGTCAACATCGAGGGAGACATTGTGCCTGCCAAGGTCCTCCAGGTGTTCCGGAAACTGGTCGAAAACGCGATTGAGACCTGTCACCTGTCAG GCAGGGTCCGCATGCTAATGGACCACCTTGTAGTTCGAGTTGTCGTGGAAACCTCTGCAGGTCAGGTGGAACTACAGCTGACCCCCTCAGTGGACATTCCCACTGCCTGGTCCAAGAAAGCCCAGTGGCCTTCATGTCTGAAGCGCTGGCCTTCTCCGGAGACAGTGCAATGCATCAAG TCATTCGGGTTCAGCTTGCTGGCCTGTTCAAGCTATCACTGGCAGCTGAGCTTCTTGCGGGCGGAGCAGGTGCTGCTGGAGCAGCTGGACGAGGACGGGGGCTGCCGCCGGAAGTGCTTTCAGGCCCTGAGGCAGATGAAGGAGGACGTCTGGTGTCCAGGGACACGGCCTGTGATCACGTCCTACCACCTGCAG ACCGTGCTCTTCTGGACTTGTGAGAAGTACCCCTATCCCAAGGACTGGCAGGTCTTCACTAAGGGGTTCCTGCGCCTGGTGAGGAAGCTGCACAAGTGTGTGAGTCAGCACTTCCTCAAGCATTACTTCGTGCGGAAGAGCAACCTCCTGCAGCATGTCAGTTCCTGCGAGCTGGACGCCCTGGCCCAGACACTGGCCTTCTTCCTGAAGGACCCCCAGATCAGCCTGCCCTGA